One Pseudobutyrivibrio xylanivorans genomic window, TACTGGTCAAGAGAAAGTGTACCAATTACCTCGGCTGTATCGTAAGGCTCCTCACGCACAATTGCTTTCGACTGTGCATAGTAGGTAGCCTCGAAATCTGTGAAAGTATATTTTTCCTTTTCAGGCTCCACAACCTTCTTCTCTTTCTCCTTTAGCTTAGCAGCCTGCGCAGCTTCCTCTTCCTGCATTTTAATCTGCTCCTGCTCAATGCGCTCAGCCTCTGCTCTAGCCTCTGCCTCTAATTTGTTCTGATAAACCACAAGGCTTCCAAAGGCAATAACCAAAACTACAAGAGATATCCAAAGTCCAATTACTATCTTCTTCTTCAAAATATTTCTCCTATTAAAAACAAGTTGACTATTCTATAATTGACATTAGTAAGATGTATTATAGCACGATTTATTTAAGAAGTCATTTTTGAGGGAATCTGTTATGAAGCTGCTACTTTCTGCCGCTGAAATGCGGGCATGCGACAATTCTACAATTGAAAAAATGGGAGTTCCATCACTTGTGCTCATGGAACGAGCAGCCATAAGTGTTTGCGATGTCATTCTCAGTCGTTTTGAGAAATGTAACAACATCGGTGTTATCTGTGGCCCCGGAAATAATGGTGGTGACGGTGTTGCTGTCGCGCGAATTCTCCATAATAAAGGATTCTGTACCAAGGTATTAATCATTGGAGAGTCTAAAAAATTTTCAGAGAGTCTAAAGCAGGAGCTTTCGATTGCCAAAAACTACGGAGTGGAGCTTTCCTACATTAAAAATAGGGATAGTATAAGCCCGAAAGAATTCTCCAGCTTTTTTTCAGAATGCGACCTTATAGTGGATGCCATGTTCGGAATAGGTCTCACTCGCGGCCTGGATGGCAATTACAAATCTGCCTGCCAATATATAAATCAGTCGAATAAACCTGTCATAGCAGTGGATATCCCTTCTGGATTTGATACCGACAGTGGAAAACTATTAGGTGATGCTGGCGTAAATGCCACTATCACTGTCACCTTTGCCTATATGAAAAAGGGCTTGGTGCTTGGAGACTGCAAAGAAGCTACCGGAGAAATCATTGTTACCGATGTGGGAATATATTGTAAAGATAATAGTACTGCGAAGCTTCTTGACGATACTGTACTTGATACCATTCCTTGGAGACCAACCATCGCCAATAAGGGAACATGCGGTAAGGTCCTTATTATTGCTGGTAGCGACAAGATTTATGGCGCCTGTTATCTAGCTGCATTAGCGGCCCTATGCTCCGGCTCAGGTTTAGTGAAAATATACACCCACTATAACAACATTGGCACTATTCAAAGCTGCCTGCCTGAGGCAATGTATACCGCATATACGAATTATGATGAAGTATCTCTGATTCCAGATATTAGTTGGGCTGATGCAATAGTTGTAGGTCCAGGTCTTGGCACCGCAAAGGCTGCTTCTTCAATTTTGAAGACCTTGAGCAAGACCGCCACTGTCCCTGTTGTTATCGATGCAGACGGACTGAATGTTCTGGCAAAAGACCTGAGCATTTTAGATGAGCTTTCAGCTGTTGTGCCTGTCATTCTTACTCCGCACCTGAAGGAAATGGAGCGTCTATGTGGCATTCCTGTATCTGAAATTAATTATGACATGGAAAATATTGCTTCTAACTTTGCAAAGGAGCATAATTGCATTGTTGTGCTGAAAAATCACACAGAGGTTATTACCAGTGAATCAGGTGTATATTATTGCACCAGTGGAAATGAAGCCCTTGCCACACCAGGTAGCGGTGATGTTTTAGCTGGCATTATCGGTGCTTTACTGGGTCAGGAAATGGACGCTGAGGACGCCGCCGTGGCTGGTTG contains:
- a CDS encoding NAD(P)H-hydrate dehydratase, with the translated sequence MKLLLSAAEMRACDNSTIEKMGVPSLVLMERAAISVCDVILSRFEKCNNIGVICGPGNNGGDGVAVARILHNKGFCTKVLIIGESKKFSESLKQELSIAKNYGVELSYIKNRDSISPKEFSSFFSECDLIVDAMFGIGLTRGLDGNYKSACQYINQSNKPVIAVDIPSGFDTDSGKLLGDAGVNATITVTFAYMKKGLVLGDCKEATGEIIVTDVGIYCKDNSTAKLLDDTVLDTIPWRPTIANKGTCGKVLIIAGSDKIYGACYLAALAALCSGSGLVKIYTHYNNIGTIQSCLPEAMYTAYTNYDEVSLIPDISWADAIVVGPGLGTAKAASSILKTLSKTATVPVVIDADGLNVLAKDLSILDELSAVVPVILTPHLKEMERLCGIPVSEINYDMENIASNFAKEHNCIVVLKNHTEVITSESGVYYCTSGNEALATPGSGDVLAGIIGALLGQEMDAEDAAVAGCYVHGKAGTIAAKKVGIKGLLARDIISNIHELI